In Centropristis striata isolate RG_2023a ecotype Rhode Island chromosome 1, C.striata_1.0, whole genome shotgun sequence, one DNA window encodes the following:
- the slc8a1a gene encoding sodium/calcium exchanger 1a isoform X5, translated as MFLGVSIIADRFMSSIEVITSQVRQITIKKPNGEKITTTVRVWNETVSNLTLMALGSSAPEILLSVVEVCGHNFDAGELGPNTIVGSAAFNMFVIIGLCVSVIPEGETRKVKHLRVFFVTALWSVFAYTWLYLILAVFSPGVVQIWEGLLTLFFFPLCVGFAYVADRRLLFYKYMYKRYRAGKQKGMIIETEGEPELPSKVDIEMDGKMLNSHGEEAAFDFQEPSEEESRREVARILKELKQKHPEKDTEQLMELANYQVLTQQQKSRAFYRCQATRIMTGAGNILKKHAADQAKRANQHDICSEVSMNDFSSKLFFDPGTYQCLENCGSVALNVVRRGGDLTSTVSVDYRTEDGTANAGSDYQFTEGTVVFKPGETEKEIRIAIIDDDIFEEDEHFLVHLSNVKVVSQEREENHEDALASLGLPCTATVTIFDDDHAGIFTFEEPIVTVSESIGMMEVKVMRTSGARGVVVVPYKTTEGTAKGGGEDFEDTHGVLEFENDEIFKTIQINIIDDEEYEKNKNFFLEMGEPRLLEMSERKGGFVRTGRDVYRKVQGRDHPVPSAVLKITEEGGEEVLTKKEEEERRIAEMGRPMLGEHVRLEVVIEESYEFKSTVDKLLKKTNLALVIGTNSWREQFVEAITVSSGDDDDDCGEDKLPSCFDYVMHFLTVFWKLLFALVPPTDYWNGWACFVVSISVIGMLTAVIGDLASHFGCTIGLKDSVTAVVFVALGTSVPDTFASKVAAIQDQYADASIGNVTGSNAVNVFLGIGVAWSIAAIYHYSQGQEFRVDPGTLAFSVTLFTIFAFICFGVLIYRRRPEIGGELGGPRGPKILTTCLFFSLWLMYIVLSSLEAYCHIKGF; from the exons ATGTTCCTGGGCGTCTCCATCATCGCCGACCGCTTCATGTCGTCCATCGAGGTCATCACCTCCCAAGTGAGGCAGATCACCATCAAGAAACCCAACGGCGAGAAGATCACCACGACGGTGCGTGTCTGGAACGAGACGGTGTCCAACCTGACCCTGATGGCACTTGGCTCCTCGGCGCCGGAGATCCTGCTGTCAGTCGTGGAGGTCTGCGGCCACAATTTTGACGCCGGCGAGCTGGGCCCTAACACCATTGTAGGCAGCGCCGCCTTCAACATGTTCGTCATCATCGGCCTCTGCGTGTCCGTCATTCCTGAAGGAGAGACCAGAAAGGTGAAGCACCTCCGGGTGTTCTTCGTCACTGCCCTCTGGAGCGTGTTTGCGTACACCTGGCTGTACCTGATCCTCGCCGTCTTCTCTCCCGGCGTCGTGCAGATCTGGGAGGGGCTGCTCACGCTCTTTTTCTTCCCCCTTTGTGTTGGGTTTGCTTACGTGGCTGACCGCAGACTTCTTTTCTACAAGTACATGTACAAACGCTACCGAGCAGGGAAGCAGAAGGGAATGATCATCGAAACGGAGGGCGAGCCGGAGCTTCCCTCCAAAGTCGACATCGAGATGGACGGGAAAATGCTCAACTCGCATGGCGAGGAGGCGGCATTTGACTTTCAGGAGCCAAGCGAGGAGGAGTCCCGCAGAGAGGTGGCCCGGATCCTGAAGGAGCTGAAACAGAAACATCCCGAGAAGGATACTGAGCAGCTGATGGAGCTCGCCAATTACCAAGTTCTGACCCAGCAACAGAAGAGTCGCGCTTTCTACCGCTGCCAGGCAACCCGGATCATGACGGGAGCGGGAAACATCCTGAAGAAGCACGCCGCCGACCAAGCCAAGAGGGCCAACCAGCACGATATCTGCTCCGAGGTTTCCATGAACGACTTCTCCTCCAAGCTGTTCTTCGACCCGGGAACCTACCAGTGTCTGGAGAACTGCGGAAGCGTGGCGCTGAACGTGGTGCGGCGCGGCGGAGACCTGACCAGCACGGTGTCCGTGGATTACCGGACCGAGGACGGCACTGCAAACGCCGGCTCTGATTACCAGTTCACCGAAGGAACGGTCGTGTTCAAACCCGGCGAGACCGAGAAGGAAATCCGCATCGCCATAATCGACGACGACATCTTCGAGGAAGACGAGCATTTTCTGGTTCACCTCAGCAACGTGAAGGTCGTATCACAGGAGCGTGAGGAGAACCACGAGGATGCCCTCGCCAGCCTGGGCCTGCCGTGTACCGCCACCGTCACCATCTTCGACGACGACCACGCAGGGATCTTCACGTTTGAGGAGCCTATTGTGACCGTGAGCGAGAGTATCGGGATGATGGAGGTAAAGGTGATGCGCACGTCGGGAGCTCGCGGCGTCGTGGTGGTGCCGTACAAAACCACGGAGGGGACGGCGAAAGGAGGTGGTGAGGACTTTGAGGACACACACGGTGTCCTGGAGTTTGAGAACGACGAGATCTT tAAAACTATTCAGATCAATATTATTGATGATGAAGAATATGAGAAAAACAAGAACTTCTTCCTGGAGATGGGCGAGCCTCGGCTGCTGGAGATGAGTGAGAGGAAAG GTGGATTTGTGAGGACAG GCAGAGACGTCTACAGGAAGGTCCAGGGACGAGACCACCCTGTCCCCTCTGCTGTCCTCAAAATCACAG aaGAGGGGGGTGAGGAGGTTTTGAccaagaaggaggaggaggagaggcggaTTGCAGAGATGGGCAGACCGATGTTGGGAGAGCACGTCAGACTGGAGGTTGTCATCGAGGAGTCCTACGAGTTCAAG AGCACTGTGGATAAACTCCTGAAGAAGACCAACCTGGCCCTGGTGATTGGCACCAACAGCTGGAGGGAGCAGTTTGTGGAAGCCATCACGGTCAGCTCGG gtgacgatgatgatgactgTGGCGAGGACAAGCTGCCCTCCTGTTTTGACTACGTCATGCACTTCCTCACCGTCTTCTGGAAGCTTCTGTTTGCCCTCGTCCCTCCCACCGACTACTGGAACGGCTGGGCCTGCTTTGTCGTCTCCATCTCTGTCATCGGCATGCTGACGGCCGTCATCGGGGACCTGGCGTCACATTTCGGCTGCACCATCGGCCTCAAAGACTCCGTCACTGCTGTGGTTTTCGTGGCTTTGGGCACGTCGGTGCCAG ACACCTTTGCCAGTAAGGTTGCAGCCATTCAGGACCAGTACGCAGACGCCTCGATCGGCAACGTGACAGGGAGTAATGCCGTCAACGTCTTCCTGGGCATCGGCGTGGCCTGGTCCATCGCTGCCATCTACCACTACTCCCAGGGCCAGGAGTTCAGGGTCGACCCGGGCACACTGGCCTTCTCCGTTACGCTCTTCACCATCTTTGCCTTCATCTGCTTTGGTGTCCTCATCTACCGCCGCCGGCCCGAGATCGGCGGGGAGCTCGGCGGCCCCAGAGGCCCCAAGATCCTCACCACCTGCCTGTTCTTCAGTCTGTGGTTGATGTACATCGTCCTCTCCTCGCTGGAGGCCTACTGCCACATAAAAGGCTTCTAA
- the slc8a1a gene encoding sodium/calcium exchanger 1a isoform X8, with amino-acid sequence MFLGVSIIADRFMSSIEVITSQVRQITIKKPNGEKITTTVRVWNETVSNLTLMALGSSAPEILLSVVEVCGHNFDAGELGPNTIVGSAAFNMFVIIGLCVSVIPEGETRKVKHLRVFFVTALWSVFAYTWLYLILAVFSPGVVQIWEGLLTLFFFPLCVGFAYVADRRLLFYKYMYKRYRAGKQKGMIIETEGEPELPSKVDIEMDGKMLNSHGEEAAFDFQEPSEEESRREVARILKELKQKHPEKDTEQLMELANYQVLTQQQKSRAFYRCQATRIMTGAGNILKKHAADQAKRANQHDICSEVSMNDFSSKLFFDPGTYQCLENCGSVALNVVRRGGDLTSTVSVDYRTEDGTANAGSDYQFTEGTVVFKPGETEKEIRIAIIDDDIFEEDEHFLVHLSNVKVVSQEREENHEDALASLGLPCTATVTIFDDDHAGIFTFEEPIVTVSESIGMMEVKVMRTSGARGVVVVPYKTTEGTAKGGGEDFEDTHGVLEFENDEILKSVSVRIIDREEYNKQASFYIELQEPSSNTSRWTGGFVRTEEGGEEVLTKKEEEERRIAEMGRPMLGEHVRLEVVIEESYEFKSTVDKLLKKTNLALVIGTNSWREQFVEAITVSSGDDDDDCGEDKLPSCFDYVMHFLTVFWKLLFALVPPTDYWNGWACFVVSISVIGMLTAVIGDLASHFGCTIGLKDSVTAVVFVALGTSVPDTFASKVAAIQDQYADASIGNVTGSNAVNVFLGIGVAWSIAAIYHYSQGQEFRVDPGTLAFSVTLFTIFAFICFGVLIYRRRPEIGGELGGPRGPKILTTCLFFSLWLMYIVLSSLEAYCHIKGF; translated from the exons ATGTTCCTGGGCGTCTCCATCATCGCCGACCGCTTCATGTCGTCCATCGAGGTCATCACCTCCCAAGTGAGGCAGATCACCATCAAGAAACCCAACGGCGAGAAGATCACCACGACGGTGCGTGTCTGGAACGAGACGGTGTCCAACCTGACCCTGATGGCACTTGGCTCCTCGGCGCCGGAGATCCTGCTGTCAGTCGTGGAGGTCTGCGGCCACAATTTTGACGCCGGCGAGCTGGGCCCTAACACCATTGTAGGCAGCGCCGCCTTCAACATGTTCGTCATCATCGGCCTCTGCGTGTCCGTCATTCCTGAAGGAGAGACCAGAAAGGTGAAGCACCTCCGGGTGTTCTTCGTCACTGCCCTCTGGAGCGTGTTTGCGTACACCTGGCTGTACCTGATCCTCGCCGTCTTCTCTCCCGGCGTCGTGCAGATCTGGGAGGGGCTGCTCACGCTCTTTTTCTTCCCCCTTTGTGTTGGGTTTGCTTACGTGGCTGACCGCAGACTTCTTTTCTACAAGTACATGTACAAACGCTACCGAGCAGGGAAGCAGAAGGGAATGATCATCGAAACGGAGGGCGAGCCGGAGCTTCCCTCCAAAGTCGACATCGAGATGGACGGGAAAATGCTCAACTCGCATGGCGAGGAGGCGGCATTTGACTTTCAGGAGCCAAGCGAGGAGGAGTCCCGCAGAGAGGTGGCCCGGATCCTGAAGGAGCTGAAACAGAAACATCCCGAGAAGGATACTGAGCAGCTGATGGAGCTCGCCAATTACCAAGTTCTGACCCAGCAACAGAAGAGTCGCGCTTTCTACCGCTGCCAGGCAACCCGGATCATGACGGGAGCGGGAAACATCCTGAAGAAGCACGCCGCCGACCAAGCCAAGAGGGCCAACCAGCACGATATCTGCTCCGAGGTTTCCATGAACGACTTCTCCTCCAAGCTGTTCTTCGACCCGGGAACCTACCAGTGTCTGGAGAACTGCGGAAGCGTGGCGCTGAACGTGGTGCGGCGCGGCGGAGACCTGACCAGCACGGTGTCCGTGGATTACCGGACCGAGGACGGCACTGCAAACGCCGGCTCTGATTACCAGTTCACCGAAGGAACGGTCGTGTTCAAACCCGGCGAGACCGAGAAGGAAATCCGCATCGCCATAATCGACGACGACATCTTCGAGGAAGACGAGCATTTTCTGGTTCACCTCAGCAACGTGAAGGTCGTATCACAGGAGCGTGAGGAGAACCACGAGGATGCCCTCGCCAGCCTGGGCCTGCCGTGTACCGCCACCGTCACCATCTTCGACGACGACCACGCAGGGATCTTCACGTTTGAGGAGCCTATTGTGACCGTGAGCGAGAGTATCGGGATGATGGAGGTAAAGGTGATGCGCACGTCGGGAGCTCGCGGCGTCGTGGTGGTGCCGTACAAAACCACGGAGGGGACGGCGAAAGGAGGTGGTGAGGACTTTGAGGACACACACGGTGTCCTGGAGTTTGAGAACGACGAGATCTT GAAGTCCGTATCCGTTAGAATAATTGACCGAGAGGAGTACAATAAGCAAGCCAGCTTCtacatagagctgcaggagccCAGCAGCAACACCAGCAGATGGACAG GTGGATTTGTGAGGACAG aaGAGGGGGGTGAGGAGGTTTTGAccaagaaggaggaggaggagaggcggaTTGCAGAGATGGGCAGACCGATGTTGGGAGAGCACGTCAGACTGGAGGTTGTCATCGAGGAGTCCTACGAGTTCAAG AGCACTGTGGATAAACTCCTGAAGAAGACCAACCTGGCCCTGGTGATTGGCACCAACAGCTGGAGGGAGCAGTTTGTGGAAGCCATCACGGTCAGCTCGG gtgacgatgatgatgactgTGGCGAGGACAAGCTGCCCTCCTGTTTTGACTACGTCATGCACTTCCTCACCGTCTTCTGGAAGCTTCTGTTTGCCCTCGTCCCTCCCACCGACTACTGGAACGGCTGGGCCTGCTTTGTCGTCTCCATCTCTGTCATCGGCATGCTGACGGCCGTCATCGGGGACCTGGCGTCACATTTCGGCTGCACCATCGGCCTCAAAGACTCCGTCACTGCTGTGGTTTTCGTGGCTTTGGGCACGTCGGTGCCAG ACACCTTTGCCAGTAAGGTTGCAGCCATTCAGGACCAGTACGCAGACGCCTCGATCGGCAACGTGACAGGGAGTAATGCCGTCAACGTCTTCCTGGGCATCGGCGTGGCCTGGTCCATCGCTGCCATCTACCACTACTCCCAGGGCCAGGAGTTCAGGGTCGACCCGGGCACACTGGCCTTCTCCGTTACGCTCTTCACCATCTTTGCCTTCATCTGCTTTGGTGTCCTCATCTACCGCCGCCGGCCCGAGATCGGCGGGGAGCTCGGCGGCCCCAGAGGCCCCAAGATCCTCACCACCTGCCTGTTCTTCAGTCTGTGGTTGATGTACATCGTCCTCTCCTCGCTGGAGGCCTACTGCCACATAAAAGGCTTCTAA
- the slc8a1a gene encoding sodium/calcium exchanger 1a isoform X15, with translation MFLGVSIIADRFMSSIEVITSQVRQITIKKPNGEKITTTVRVWNETVSNLTLMALGSSAPEILLSVVEVCGHNFDAGELGPNTIVGSAAFNMFVIIGLCVSVIPEGETRKVKHLRVFFVTALWSVFAYTWLYLILAVFSPGVVQIWEGLLTLFFFPLCVGFAYVADRRLLFYKYMYKRYRAGKQKGMIIETEGEPELPSKVDIEMDGKMLNSHGEEAAFDFQEPSEEESRREVARILKELKQKHPEKDTEQLMELANYQVLTQQQKSRAFYRCQATRIMTGAGNILKKHAADQAKRANQHDICSEVSMNDFSSKLFFDPGTYQCLENCGSVALNVVRRGGDLTSTVSVDYRTEDGTANAGSDYQFTEGTVVFKPGETEKEIRIAIIDDDIFEEDEHFLVHLSNVKVVSQEREENHEDALASLGLPCTATVTIFDDDHAGIFTFEEPIVTVSESIGMMEVKVMRTSGARGVVVVPYKTTEGTAKGGGEDFEDTHGVLEFENDEIFKTIQINIIDDEEYEKNKNFFLEMGEPRLLEMKEGGEEVLTKKEEEERRIAEMGRPMLGEHVRLEVVIEESYEFKSTVDKLLKKTNLALVIGTNSWREQFVEAITVSSGDDDDDCGEDKLPSCFDYVMHFLTVFWKLLFALVPPTDYWNGWACFVVSISVIGMLTAVIGDLASHFGCTIGLKDSVTAVVFVALGTSVPDTFASKVAAIQDQYADASIGNVTGSNAVNVFLGIGVAWSIAAIYHYSQGQEFRVDPGTLAFSVTLFTIFAFICFGVLIYRRRPEIGGELGGPRGPKILTTCLFFSLWLMYIVLSSLEAYCHIKGF, from the exons ATGTTCCTGGGCGTCTCCATCATCGCCGACCGCTTCATGTCGTCCATCGAGGTCATCACCTCCCAAGTGAGGCAGATCACCATCAAGAAACCCAACGGCGAGAAGATCACCACGACGGTGCGTGTCTGGAACGAGACGGTGTCCAACCTGACCCTGATGGCACTTGGCTCCTCGGCGCCGGAGATCCTGCTGTCAGTCGTGGAGGTCTGCGGCCACAATTTTGACGCCGGCGAGCTGGGCCCTAACACCATTGTAGGCAGCGCCGCCTTCAACATGTTCGTCATCATCGGCCTCTGCGTGTCCGTCATTCCTGAAGGAGAGACCAGAAAGGTGAAGCACCTCCGGGTGTTCTTCGTCACTGCCCTCTGGAGCGTGTTTGCGTACACCTGGCTGTACCTGATCCTCGCCGTCTTCTCTCCCGGCGTCGTGCAGATCTGGGAGGGGCTGCTCACGCTCTTTTTCTTCCCCCTTTGTGTTGGGTTTGCTTACGTGGCTGACCGCAGACTTCTTTTCTACAAGTACATGTACAAACGCTACCGAGCAGGGAAGCAGAAGGGAATGATCATCGAAACGGAGGGCGAGCCGGAGCTTCCCTCCAAAGTCGACATCGAGATGGACGGGAAAATGCTCAACTCGCATGGCGAGGAGGCGGCATTTGACTTTCAGGAGCCAAGCGAGGAGGAGTCCCGCAGAGAGGTGGCCCGGATCCTGAAGGAGCTGAAACAGAAACATCCCGAGAAGGATACTGAGCAGCTGATGGAGCTCGCCAATTACCAAGTTCTGACCCAGCAACAGAAGAGTCGCGCTTTCTACCGCTGCCAGGCAACCCGGATCATGACGGGAGCGGGAAACATCCTGAAGAAGCACGCCGCCGACCAAGCCAAGAGGGCCAACCAGCACGATATCTGCTCCGAGGTTTCCATGAACGACTTCTCCTCCAAGCTGTTCTTCGACCCGGGAACCTACCAGTGTCTGGAGAACTGCGGAAGCGTGGCGCTGAACGTGGTGCGGCGCGGCGGAGACCTGACCAGCACGGTGTCCGTGGATTACCGGACCGAGGACGGCACTGCAAACGCCGGCTCTGATTACCAGTTCACCGAAGGAACGGTCGTGTTCAAACCCGGCGAGACCGAGAAGGAAATCCGCATCGCCATAATCGACGACGACATCTTCGAGGAAGACGAGCATTTTCTGGTTCACCTCAGCAACGTGAAGGTCGTATCACAGGAGCGTGAGGAGAACCACGAGGATGCCCTCGCCAGCCTGGGCCTGCCGTGTACCGCCACCGTCACCATCTTCGACGACGACCACGCAGGGATCTTCACGTTTGAGGAGCCTATTGTGACCGTGAGCGAGAGTATCGGGATGATGGAGGTAAAGGTGATGCGCACGTCGGGAGCTCGCGGCGTCGTGGTGGTGCCGTACAAAACCACGGAGGGGACGGCGAAAGGAGGTGGTGAGGACTTTGAGGACACACACGGTGTCCTGGAGTTTGAGAACGACGAGATCTT tAAAACTATTCAGATCAATATTATTGATGATGAAGAATATGAGAAAAACAAGAACTTCTTCCTGGAGATGGGCGAGCCTCGGCTGCTGGAGATGA aaGAGGGGGGTGAGGAGGTTTTGAccaagaaggaggaggaggagaggcggaTTGCAGAGATGGGCAGACCGATGTTGGGAGAGCACGTCAGACTGGAGGTTGTCATCGAGGAGTCCTACGAGTTCAAG AGCACTGTGGATAAACTCCTGAAGAAGACCAACCTGGCCCTGGTGATTGGCACCAACAGCTGGAGGGAGCAGTTTGTGGAAGCCATCACGGTCAGCTCGG gtgacgatgatgatgactgTGGCGAGGACAAGCTGCCCTCCTGTTTTGACTACGTCATGCACTTCCTCACCGTCTTCTGGAAGCTTCTGTTTGCCCTCGTCCCTCCCACCGACTACTGGAACGGCTGGGCCTGCTTTGTCGTCTCCATCTCTGTCATCGGCATGCTGACGGCCGTCATCGGGGACCTGGCGTCACATTTCGGCTGCACCATCGGCCTCAAAGACTCCGTCACTGCTGTGGTTTTCGTGGCTTTGGGCACGTCGGTGCCAG ACACCTTTGCCAGTAAGGTTGCAGCCATTCAGGACCAGTACGCAGACGCCTCGATCGGCAACGTGACAGGGAGTAATGCCGTCAACGTCTTCCTGGGCATCGGCGTGGCCTGGTCCATCGCTGCCATCTACCACTACTCCCAGGGCCAGGAGTTCAGGGTCGACCCGGGCACACTGGCCTTCTCCGTTACGCTCTTCACCATCTTTGCCTTCATCTGCTTTGGTGTCCTCATCTACCGCCGCCGGCCCGAGATCGGCGGGGAGCTCGGCGGCCCCAGAGGCCCCAAGATCCTCACCACCTGCCTGTTCTTCAGTCTGTGGTTGATGTACATCGTCCTCTCCTCGCTGGAGGCCTACTGCCACATAAAAGGCTTCTAA
- the slc8a1a gene encoding sodium/calcium exchanger 1a isoform X3 has protein sequence MFLGVSIIADRFMSSIEVITSQVRQITIKKPNGEKITTTVRVWNETVSNLTLMALGSSAPEILLSVVEVCGHNFDAGELGPNTIVGSAAFNMFVIIGLCVSVIPEGETRKVKHLRVFFVTALWSVFAYTWLYLILAVFSPGVVQIWEGLLTLFFFPLCVGFAYVADRRLLFYKYMYKRYRAGKQKGMIIETEGEPELPSKVDIEMDGKMLNSHGEEAAFDFQEPSEEESRREVARILKELKQKHPEKDTEQLMELANYQVLTQQQKSRAFYRCQATRIMTGAGNILKKHAADQAKRANQHDICSEVSMNDFSSKLFFDPGTYQCLENCGSVALNVVRRGGDLTSTVSVDYRTEDGTANAGSDYQFTEGTVVFKPGETEKEIRIAIIDDDIFEEDEHFLVHLSNVKVVSQEREENHEDALASLGLPCTATVTIFDDDHAGIFTFEEPIVTVSESIGMMEVKVMRTSGARGVVVVPYKTTEGTAKGGGEDFEDTHGVLEFENDEIFKTIQINIIDDEEYEKNKNFFLEMGEPRLLEMSERKAVLLQEVGGFVRTDKQLYGRDVYRKVQGRDHPVPSAVLKITEEGGEEVLTKKEEEERRIAEMGRPMLGEHVRLEVVIEESYEFKSTVDKLLKKTNLALVIGTNSWREQFVEAITVSSGDDDDDCGEDKLPSCFDYVMHFLTVFWKLLFALVPPTDYWNGWACFVVSISVIGMLTAVIGDLASHFGCTIGLKDSVTAVVFVALGTSVPDTFASKVAAIQDQYADASIGNVTGSNAVNVFLGIGVAWSIAAIYHYSQGQEFRVDPGTLAFSVTLFTIFAFICFGVLIYRRRPEIGGELGGPRGPKILTTCLFFSLWLMYIVLSSLEAYCHIKGF, from the exons ATGTTCCTGGGCGTCTCCATCATCGCCGACCGCTTCATGTCGTCCATCGAGGTCATCACCTCCCAAGTGAGGCAGATCACCATCAAGAAACCCAACGGCGAGAAGATCACCACGACGGTGCGTGTCTGGAACGAGACGGTGTCCAACCTGACCCTGATGGCACTTGGCTCCTCGGCGCCGGAGATCCTGCTGTCAGTCGTGGAGGTCTGCGGCCACAATTTTGACGCCGGCGAGCTGGGCCCTAACACCATTGTAGGCAGCGCCGCCTTCAACATGTTCGTCATCATCGGCCTCTGCGTGTCCGTCATTCCTGAAGGAGAGACCAGAAAGGTGAAGCACCTCCGGGTGTTCTTCGTCACTGCCCTCTGGAGCGTGTTTGCGTACACCTGGCTGTACCTGATCCTCGCCGTCTTCTCTCCCGGCGTCGTGCAGATCTGGGAGGGGCTGCTCACGCTCTTTTTCTTCCCCCTTTGTGTTGGGTTTGCTTACGTGGCTGACCGCAGACTTCTTTTCTACAAGTACATGTACAAACGCTACCGAGCAGGGAAGCAGAAGGGAATGATCATCGAAACGGAGGGCGAGCCGGAGCTTCCCTCCAAAGTCGACATCGAGATGGACGGGAAAATGCTCAACTCGCATGGCGAGGAGGCGGCATTTGACTTTCAGGAGCCAAGCGAGGAGGAGTCCCGCAGAGAGGTGGCCCGGATCCTGAAGGAGCTGAAACAGAAACATCCCGAGAAGGATACTGAGCAGCTGATGGAGCTCGCCAATTACCAAGTTCTGACCCAGCAACAGAAGAGTCGCGCTTTCTACCGCTGCCAGGCAACCCGGATCATGACGGGAGCGGGAAACATCCTGAAGAAGCACGCCGCCGACCAAGCCAAGAGGGCCAACCAGCACGATATCTGCTCCGAGGTTTCCATGAACGACTTCTCCTCCAAGCTGTTCTTCGACCCGGGAACCTACCAGTGTCTGGAGAACTGCGGAAGCGTGGCGCTGAACGTGGTGCGGCGCGGCGGAGACCTGACCAGCACGGTGTCCGTGGATTACCGGACCGAGGACGGCACTGCAAACGCCGGCTCTGATTACCAGTTCACCGAAGGAACGGTCGTGTTCAAACCCGGCGAGACCGAGAAGGAAATCCGCATCGCCATAATCGACGACGACATCTTCGAGGAAGACGAGCATTTTCTGGTTCACCTCAGCAACGTGAAGGTCGTATCACAGGAGCGTGAGGAGAACCACGAGGATGCCCTCGCCAGCCTGGGCCTGCCGTGTACCGCCACCGTCACCATCTTCGACGACGACCACGCAGGGATCTTCACGTTTGAGGAGCCTATTGTGACCGTGAGCGAGAGTATCGGGATGATGGAGGTAAAGGTGATGCGCACGTCGGGAGCTCGCGGCGTCGTGGTGGTGCCGTACAAAACCACGGAGGGGACGGCGAAAGGAGGTGGTGAGGACTTTGAGGACACACACGGTGTCCTGGAGTTTGAGAACGACGAGATCTT tAAAACTATTCAGATCAATATTATTGATGATGAAGAATATGAGAAAAACAAGAACTTCTTCCTGGAGATGGGCGAGCCTCGGCTGCTGGAGATGAGTGAGAGGAAAG CCGTGTTGCTGCAGGAAGTCG GTGGATTTGTGAGGACAG ACAAACAGCTGTATG GCAGAGACGTCTACAGGAAGGTCCAGGGACGAGACCACCCTGTCCCCTCTGCTGTCCTCAAAATCACAG aaGAGGGGGGTGAGGAGGTTTTGAccaagaaggaggaggaggagaggcggaTTGCAGAGATGGGCAGACCGATGTTGGGAGAGCACGTCAGACTGGAGGTTGTCATCGAGGAGTCCTACGAGTTCAAG AGCACTGTGGATAAACTCCTGAAGAAGACCAACCTGGCCCTGGTGATTGGCACCAACAGCTGGAGGGAGCAGTTTGTGGAAGCCATCACGGTCAGCTCGG gtgacgatgatgatgactgTGGCGAGGACAAGCTGCCCTCCTGTTTTGACTACGTCATGCACTTCCTCACCGTCTTCTGGAAGCTTCTGTTTGCCCTCGTCCCTCCCACCGACTACTGGAACGGCTGGGCCTGCTTTGTCGTCTCCATCTCTGTCATCGGCATGCTGACGGCCGTCATCGGGGACCTGGCGTCACATTTCGGCTGCACCATCGGCCTCAAAGACTCCGTCACTGCTGTGGTTTTCGTGGCTTTGGGCACGTCGGTGCCAG ACACCTTTGCCAGTAAGGTTGCAGCCATTCAGGACCAGTACGCAGACGCCTCGATCGGCAACGTGACAGGGAGTAATGCCGTCAACGTCTTCCTGGGCATCGGCGTGGCCTGGTCCATCGCTGCCATCTACCACTACTCCCAGGGCCAGGAGTTCAGGGTCGACCCGGGCACACTGGCCTTCTCCGTTACGCTCTTCACCATCTTTGCCTTCATCTGCTTTGGTGTCCTCATCTACCGCCGCCGGCCCGAGATCGGCGGGGAGCTCGGCGGCCCCAGAGGCCCCAAGATCCTCACCACCTGCCTGTTCTTCAGTCTGTGGTTGATGTACATCGTCCTCTCCTCGCTGGAGGCCTACTGCCACATAAAAGGCTTCTAA